In the Leptospira stimsonii genome, TTCTGATATTCTATATAAATCTCTTAACGACAGATTCTGTTTATCCATTAATTTCCTTCTTTCTTTGTAAAATGCGTGAGCTATAGTAGCGACTTCGTCTACCATTTTAATTGTTGGGTTTTGTGGCCAAGGAAAGGAATCAAATACCGTGTCGGAAGTATATCTCCAATCCCCTTTTAGAGTAGAACATCTCGCTTTAAACCAAGCCCAATGAATACTTGAACTTAAAATTCCAAATGAATAATCATCCGGTAGCGGGAATACTTGTAATGCGTCGTTTGGATGAATATCTTTATCTACAAATTCGAAAATAGGTCTTTTAGTAACACGGGAGCAGACTATATAGCGTGGAATTATTCTTATTCTATTCATGAGTTCTTCTCTTGGATAGCCTAGATGCCACCAGGAATTAAGAAAATTTTTGTGGTGATGATTAACTTTTGCAGAAGGATTCTTTTCTAATAATTTTTTGTTCTTTGCTTCTTCTTCTTTGGCTTTATTTTTTCTAACAGAAAACACGGTAGTTTCTATTTGATTAAATAATTCTTTAAATTTCTGCGCTTCAAAAACTGAATAGTTACTAAAATCTATAACATACCTTTTAGGGAGTGAATCTTTTTCCTTAAGTAAATCGTTACCTATTAAATAGGGAAATAATACTTTAGAATTATTTTTATCTTTTTTTAATAGCTTCTCAGCTACATCTTTTTTGAGGAGGAATCCTTCGTGGCCGTGAGTCTGACCCTGATAGCATGCCTGGGAATTTTTATTTATATTTAAGGACATTGCATTCCCTACATCAAATTCCATACTTAAAGAAGAATTAATATTTTTAGGATGGTGATATTCAAATGGAGAATCTATGTTATCGCCTATTTGAATACTTAAAGTTTTTTCTTCATCGTAACTACCTTTTATCCAACTAACTATTGATACATATACAATTGCTTCACCTTGGAGTTACCCCCAAAAATCATACAGCCAATGTTAGCTCTTTTTCGATAAATTCCTTCGGCGATAACATTTGCAATCCTTTATGTGGCGCAAAGGAATTGTAGTCGTCAATCCAATTGTGTATTTTCAGCATAACTTCTTCAGCATGATTTAAGTGATTCACATAAACATAATCTCTTTTGAATGTTTTTACAAAGGCTTCGGCCATTCCGTTACTCTCCGGAGAATAAGCAGGGGTATGACAAACTTCAAATCCCAGCGTTTCAATAAAAGCCATAGTGGCAAAAGAAGTATATTGAGGACCATTGTCTGATAGGAACTGCGTCGAAGGGACTTTGGAATCACCAAATCGTTGCTCCTTTGCTTCAAGAAGCATATCTCGAATCATCTGACCGTCAATGCCAATCG is a window encoding:
- a CDS encoding type IIL restriction-modification enzyme MmeI, producing MSLNINKNSQACYQGQTHGHEGFLLKKDVAEKLLKKDKNNSKVLFPYLIGNDLLKEKDSLPKRYVIDFSNYSVFEAQKFKELFNQIETTVFSVRKNKAKEEEAKNKKLLEKNPSAKVNHHHKNFLNSWWHLGYPREELMNRIRIIPRYIVCSRVTKRPIFEFVDKDIHPNDALQVFPLPDDYSFGILSSSIHWAWFKARCSTLKGDWRYTSDTVFDSFPWPQNPTIKMVDEVATIAHAFYKERRKLMDKQNLSLRDLYRISEKSPNNEISQIQTKLDEAVRNAYGMKKKNNILEFLLKLNHNLSQKEKSGEFVQGPGIPINIKDSKKYISRDSIKMDLA
- a CDS encoding integrase core domain-containing protein, which translates into the protein IGIDGQMIRDMLLEAKEQRFGDSKVPSTQFLSDNGPQYTSFATMAFIETLGFEVCHTPAYSPESNGMAEAFVKTFKRDYVYVNHLNHAEEVMLKIHNWIDDYNSFAPHKGLQMLSPKEFIEKELTLAV